A DNA window from Amycolatopsis sp. DSM 110486 contains the following coding sequences:
- a CDS encoding SDR family oxidoreductase, giving the protein MPAPTQTWLITGAGSGFGLEVTAQLLAGGHRVAATSRDLSPALKELARRHGDRLWTAELDVTDPQTVHSTVEQAFTELGRIDVVFSAAGFGALGAAEELSDELLNRQLAVNLLGPIHLTRAVTPWLRAQGGGRVIQMSSSGGHVPDPGMSVYNASKFGVEGFFESAAVELAAFGISVTLIAPGGTRTAFNANIAQAEPLPAYEDGVLGQVRGALAGGMDETTLRHAVAGDPAKMARAIITSASTTPAPRRLVFGAAAYEAITTAWRQHLEALTAQRDLALSTDADDVLADRA; this is encoded by the coding sequence GTGCCTGCTCCCACCCAGACCTGGCTCATCACCGGCGCCGGCTCCGGCTTCGGGCTCGAGGTCACCGCCCAGCTGCTGGCCGGCGGCCACCGCGTCGCCGCCACGAGCCGCGACCTGAGCCCGGCGTTGAAGGAGCTCGCGCGCCGGCACGGCGATCGGCTGTGGACCGCCGAGCTGGACGTCACCGACCCCCAGACCGTCCACTCGACGGTCGAGCAGGCCTTCACCGAGCTCGGCCGCATCGACGTCGTGTTCTCCGCCGCCGGGTTCGGTGCGCTGGGCGCCGCCGAGGAGCTGTCGGACGAGCTGCTGAACCGGCAGCTCGCCGTGAACCTGCTCGGACCGATTCACCTCACGCGCGCGGTCACGCCGTGGCTGCGCGCGCAGGGCGGCGGGCGGGTCATCCAGATGTCCAGTTCCGGCGGCCACGTGCCCGACCCGGGCATGAGTGTGTACAACGCGTCGAAGTTCGGCGTCGAGGGCTTCTTCGAGTCGGCGGCGGTGGAACTGGCGGCATTCGGGATTTCGGTGACGCTGATCGCCCCGGGCGGCACGCGCACGGCGTTCAACGCCAACATCGCGCAGGCCGAACCGCTGCCCGCCTACGAGGACGGCGTGCTCGGCCAGGTGCGCGGCGCGCTCGCGGGCGGGATGGACGAAACCACGCTGCGCCACGCCGTCGCGGGCGATCCGGCGAAGATGGCCCGCGCGATCATCACCTCCGCGAGCACCACGCCCGCGCCCCGGCGGCTCGTGTTCGGCGCCGCGGCCTACGAGGCCATCACCACGGCGTGGCGGCAACACCTCGAAGCGCTCACCGCCCAGCGCGACCTGGCGCTGAGCACCGACGCCGACGACGTGCTCGCCGACCGCGCCTGA
- a CDS encoding alginate lyase family protein — translation MDEGQLMHRKFVRCLAAAAATAVVIATGPAASAQPAAPAAPTAPATFTHPGVLVSRAQLDTMRQRVQAGTQPQKQAYDSMMGSKYASLSYTPHPRAVVDCGPSSMPNNGCTDEREDAIAAYTQSLAWYVTGDARYANKAIQIMDAWSATIKDHTSDNAHLQTAWSASTWPRAAEIIKYAYGTWPNSGRFATMLRNVYYNEIQGSDGRTGNWELSIAEAIVGIGVFLEDKTIYDRGMSIYRNRVPAFIYLSSDGALPKTVPGSGLNTRDQIVGYWQGQSTFVDGLTQETCRDFVHTGYGIAAIAEVAETSRIQGQDLYGTDIGERLRQALGFQTKYELTAAPSWLCGGTVKRGLGPVTEVGYNALHNRLGIAMTNTQAYTTSHRPQGSNNLFVSWETLTHGDNPA, via the coding sequence GTGGACGAAGGGCAGCTCATGCACCGGAAGTTCGTTCGTTGCCTGGCGGCCGCGGCCGCCACCGCCGTGGTGATCGCCACCGGTCCGGCGGCCTCCGCCCAGCCGGCCGCACCTGCGGCACCGACCGCGCCGGCCACCTTCACGCACCCCGGCGTGCTGGTCAGCCGGGCCCAGCTGGACACCATGCGCCAGCGAGTGCAGGCCGGCACGCAGCCACAGAAACAGGCGTACGACTCGATGATGGGCTCGAAGTACGCGTCGTTGTCCTACACGCCGCACCCGCGCGCCGTGGTCGACTGCGGGCCCAGCTCGATGCCCAACAACGGCTGCACCGACGAGCGCGAAGACGCGATCGCCGCCTACACGCAGTCCCTGGCCTGGTACGTGACCGGCGACGCGCGCTACGCGAACAAGGCCATCCAGATCATGGACGCGTGGTCGGCCACCATCAAGGACCACACCAGCGACAACGCGCACCTGCAGACCGCCTGGTCGGCCTCGACGTGGCCGCGCGCGGCGGAGATCATCAAGTACGCCTACGGGACCTGGCCCAACTCCGGGCGGTTCGCCACGATGCTGCGCAACGTCTACTACAACGAGATCCAGGGCAGCGACGGGCGCACCGGCAACTGGGAGCTCAGCATCGCCGAGGCCATCGTCGGCATCGGCGTGTTCCTCGAGGACAAGACGATCTACGACCGCGGCATGTCGATTTACCGCAACCGCGTACCCGCGTTCATCTACCTCAGCTCCGACGGCGCGCTCCCGAAGACCGTGCCCGGCAGCGGCCTGAACACCCGCGACCAGATCGTCGGCTACTGGCAGGGCCAGTCCACCTTCGTCGACGGTCTCACCCAGGAGACCTGCCGCGACTTCGTCCACACCGGCTACGGCATCGCCGCGATCGCGGAGGTGGCCGAGACCTCGCGCATCCAGGGCCAGGACCTCTACGGCACCGACATCGGCGAGCGGTTGCGCCAGGCGCTGGGCTTCCAGACGAAATACGAGCTCACCGCTGCACCGTCGTGGCTCTGCGGCGGCACGGTCAAGCGCGGCCTCGGCCCCGTGACCGAGGTCGGGTACAACGCGCTGCACAACCGCCTCGGCATCGCCATGACCAACACCCAGGCCTACACCACGAGCCACCGTCCCCAGGGCAGCAACAACTTGTTCGTCTCGTGGGAAACCCTGACCCACGGCGACAACCCGGCCTGA
- a CDS encoding MarR family winged helix-turn-helix transcriptional regulator — MSPKGKDDPWLDARQQRAWLAYIRVQLRLSYEINRQLQTDSDLSMPDYDVLTALANAPGERMQMTALANQIGWERSRTGHHVRRMATRGLVDARTSSTDRRATEVTLTAQGRELLEKAAPGHVDLVRGLFFDGLPAELLTPLTEAMENIYANILERGTLPPP, encoded by the coding sequence ATGTCACCTAAAGGCAAAGACGACCCCTGGCTCGACGCGCGACAGCAGCGCGCCTGGCTCGCCTACATCCGCGTCCAGCTGCGGCTGAGCTACGAGATCAACCGGCAGCTGCAAACCGACAGCGACCTGTCCATGCCGGACTACGACGTGCTCACCGCACTCGCGAACGCCCCCGGCGAGCGGATGCAGATGACCGCGCTGGCCAACCAGATCGGCTGGGAACGCAGCCGCACCGGCCACCACGTGCGCCGCATGGCGACGCGCGGGCTCGTCGACGCGCGCACCTCGAGCACCGACCGGCGCGCCACCGAGGTCACCTTGACCGCGCAGGGCCGCGAGCTGCTGGAGAAGGCGGCGCCGGGCCACGTCGACCTGGTGCGCGGCCTCTTCTTCGACGGCCTGCCCGCCGAGCTGCTCACCCCGCTGACCGAGGCGATGGAGAACATCTACGCCAACATCCTGGAGCGCGGCACGCTGCCCCCGCCGTGA
- a CDS encoding SDR family NAD(P)-dependent oxidoreductase — MNALQGKTAVVTGGSSGIGLATARRFADEGARVFVTGRRKDVLDAAVAEIGGDVTGVQVDSSDLADLDRLYDTVGGPIDVLFANAGGGEFSTLEQVTEKHFDDTFATNVKGTLFTVQKALPSLVDGASVILTASTAGTKGNDAFGVYAASKAAVRSFARTWAKELSGRRIRVNSVSPGPVDTPGISGLASADFGEEQLKAALVSSVPLGRMGRPEEIASVALFLATDASSFVTGVELFADGGANQV; from the coding sequence ATGAACGCACTACAGGGGAAGACCGCCGTCGTCACGGGCGGCTCGAGCGGCATCGGGCTCGCGACGGCCCGGCGGTTCGCGGACGAGGGCGCGCGCGTCTTCGTGACGGGACGGCGCAAGGACGTGCTTGACGCGGCCGTCGCGGAGATCGGCGGCGACGTGACCGGGGTCCAGGTGGACAGTTCCGACCTGGCCGACCTCGACCGGCTCTACGACACCGTTGGCGGGCCGATCGACGTGCTGTTCGCCAACGCGGGCGGCGGCGAGTTCTCGACGCTGGAGCAGGTCACCGAGAAGCACTTCGACGACACCTTCGCCACCAACGTGAAGGGCACGCTGTTCACGGTCCAGAAAGCGCTTCCTTCGCTGGTGGACGGCGCTTCGGTGATCTTGACCGCCTCCACCGCGGGCACGAAGGGCAACGATGCTTTCGGCGTGTACGCCGCGTCGAAGGCGGCCGTCCGCTCGTTCGCGCGGACCTGGGCGAAAGAGCTGAGCGGTCGCAGGATCCGCGTCAACTCGGTGAGCCCGGGACCGGTCGACACACCGGGGATCAGCGGGCTCGCGAGCGCCGATTTCGGCGAGGAGCAGCTGAAGGCGGCGCTGGTGAGCTCTGTCCCCTTGGGACGGATGGGCCGGCCCGAGGAGATCGCGTCGGTGGCGCTGTTCCTCGCGACGGACGCCAGCAGCTTCGTCACCGGGGTGGAGCTCTTCGCCGACGGCGGGGCGAACCAGGTATGA
- a CDS encoding TIGR03620 family F420-dependent LLM class oxidoreductase: MTLDIGRVGVWSVELRTAAPGEIADAAAELDELGFGALWIPGLGGGDIVGDLERLLEVTRGLTVAPAVSSIWRHPAKELAAGHARLTGAYGDRVLLGLGVSDPGTAAEHGHEYRPLHDMAAYLDELDAEPEPVAAERLILAAMGPKMVGLARRRAGGTHPFLVAPDYSATARGLLGAGPLLAPYQAVTLERDPAKARAAGRGFLAGFFGAPAYRKSLLAQGFTEADLAEGGSDRLVDSVLAWGDIDAIGKRVAEHLQTGADHVALHVVGGGDGMPMPQWRELAGLGQSAG, encoded by the coding sequence ATGACCCTCGACATCGGCCGCGTCGGGGTCTGGAGCGTCGAGCTGCGCACGGCCGCGCCGGGCGAGATCGCCGACGCGGCGGCCGAGCTCGACGAGCTGGGCTTCGGCGCGCTCTGGATCCCCGGTTTGGGTGGCGGCGACATCGTGGGAGACCTCGAGCGGCTGCTCGAGGTGACCCGAGGGCTCACGGTCGCGCCGGCGGTGTCGAGCATCTGGCGTCACCCGGCGAAGGAACTTGCCGCGGGCCACGCGCGGCTCACGGGCGCCTACGGCGACCGGGTGCTGCTCGGTCTCGGCGTGAGTGACCCGGGCACCGCCGCCGAGCACGGCCACGAGTATCGGCCGCTGCACGACATGGCCGCGTACCTCGACGAGCTTGACGCCGAGCCGGAGCCGGTGGCGGCGGAGCGGCTGATCCTCGCGGCGATGGGGCCGAAGATGGTCGGTCTGGCGCGGCGGCGGGCCGGCGGGACGCACCCGTTCCTCGTCGCACCGGACTACTCGGCGACGGCGCGCGGACTGCTCGGTGCCGGGCCGTTGCTCGCGCCGTACCAGGCCGTGACCCTGGAGCGGGACCCGGCGAAGGCACGGGCGGCCGGCCGGGGTTTCCTCGCCGGGTTCTTCGGGGCGCCTGCCTACCGCAAGAGCCTGCTGGCGCAGGGGTTCACGGAAGCCGATCTTGCCGAGGGCGGCAGCGACCGGCTCGTGGACAGCGTCCTCGCCTGGGGCGACATCGACGCGATCGGCAAGCGCGTGGCGGAACACCTCCAGACGGGCGCGGACCACGTGGCCCTTCACGTCGTGGGCGGCGGTGACGGTATGCCGATGCCGCAGTGGCGCGAGCTCGCCGGGCTGGGTCAGAGCGCCGGATAG
- a CDS encoding alkene reductase — translation MPDLWSHLDVGRMRLRHRLALSPMMRNRALPDGSPTPLDAEYFAQRASLGLLITGGTQPSADGQGFLLSHGCHTGAHIAGWQQVTKAVHDAGGHLFVQLMHAGRVAHPDNTPHGRAPVAPSAVAAGVGIHTPSGNQQVPPPRELSTAEVRKTVDDFRRAAAAAIEAGADGVEVHGANGFLVQQFLSANANHRTDAYGGSIAGRTRFALEVTEAVAAEIGADRTAVRLSPGLRGFGIDEGETGPATYSHLVRALARLDLAFLHVTHHGDDALLAELRTAFPGPLLLTRPGATVRERAADVENGLADLVTLGRLALANPDVVARLQTGAALNSPDPATFYGGGAEGYTDYPAL, via the coding sequence GTGCCCGATCTCTGGAGTCACCTCGACGTCGGCCGCATGCGTTTGCGCCACCGGCTGGCGCTGTCGCCGATGATGCGCAACCGCGCGCTGCCCGACGGATCACCCACCCCGCTCGACGCCGAGTACTTCGCGCAACGAGCGTCGCTCGGGCTGCTGATCACCGGCGGCACGCAGCCCTCGGCCGACGGACAGGGGTTCCTGCTCAGCCACGGCTGCCACACCGGCGCGCACATCGCCGGCTGGCAGCAGGTCACCAAGGCGGTGCACGACGCGGGCGGGCACCTGTTCGTCCAGCTCATGCACGCGGGCCGCGTCGCACACCCCGACAACACGCCGCACGGCCGGGCGCCGGTCGCGCCGTCGGCCGTCGCGGCGGGCGTCGGCATCCACACCCCGAGCGGCAACCAGCAGGTCCCGCCGCCGCGCGAGCTCTCGACCGCCGAGGTCCGAAAAACCGTCGACGACTTCCGCCGCGCGGCCGCCGCCGCGATCGAGGCCGGCGCCGACGGCGTGGAAGTCCACGGCGCCAACGGTTTCCTCGTGCAGCAGTTCCTCTCGGCCAATGCCAACCACCGCACCGACGCGTACGGCGGCTCCATCGCCGGCCGCACCCGGTTCGCGCTCGAGGTGACCGAGGCCGTCGCCGCGGAGATCGGCGCCGACCGCACGGCCGTGCGCCTCTCCCCCGGCCTGCGCGGCTTCGGCATCGACGAAGGCGAGACCGGGCCGGCGACCTACTCCCACCTGGTCCGCGCCCTCGCCCGCCTCGACCTCGCCTTCCTCCACGTCACCCACCACGGCGACGACGCGCTCCTGGCCGAGCTGCGCACCGCGTTCCCCGGCCCGCTGCTGCTGACCCGCCCTGGCGCCACCGTCCGGGAACGCGCCGCCGACGTCGAAAACGGCCTCGCCGACCTCGTCACCCTCGGCCGCCTGGCGCTGGCCAACCCCGACGTCGTCGCCCGGCTGCAGACCGGCGCGGCCCTCAACTCCCCCGACCCCGCCACGTTCTACGGCGGCGGCGCCGAGGGCTACACGGACTATCCGGCGCTCTGA
- a CDS encoding transcriptional regulator yields MDGRTARWAPVCEAIVRLLSPHAEVVLHDPRTDCVLGIWNAFSGREPGDPSLLGELDGLRPAGKDVYGPYPKSLPDGRRLSSVSAVVRDEHGNAEVVLCVNVDRTAFDQAAQLLSGFAAPVTGQPQALFERDWTETLNDVVGEFVRDHATPVEVLTREQRLVLLARLDAAGVFAQRRSVPVVARALRISRSATYQLLAEMRKEPDADAS; encoded by the coding sequence ATGGACGGGAGGACGGCGCGCTGGGCGCCGGTGTGCGAGGCGATCGTGCGCCTGCTTTCGCCGCACGCGGAGGTGGTGCTGCACGACCCGCGCACGGATTGCGTGCTCGGCATCTGGAACGCGTTCTCGGGGCGTGAACCCGGGGACCCGTCGCTGCTCGGCGAGCTCGACGGCCTGCGGCCCGCGGGGAAAGACGTCTACGGCCCGTACCCGAAGTCATTGCCCGACGGACGGCGGCTGTCGAGTGTGAGCGCCGTGGTGAGAGACGAACACGGCAACGCCGAAGTGGTGTTGTGCGTGAACGTCGACCGCACCGCGTTCGACCAGGCCGCGCAGTTGCTGTCCGGGTTCGCGGCTCCGGTGACCGGACAGCCCCAGGCGCTGTTCGAACGCGACTGGACCGAGACGCTCAACGACGTGGTGGGCGAGTTCGTTCGCGATCACGCGACCCCGGTCGAGGTGTTGACCCGCGAACAACGCCTGGTGCTTCTCGCACGTCTGGACGCCGCCGGTGTGTTCGCGCAGCGTCGATCCGTGCCCGTGGTCGCACGCGCGTTGCGCATCTCCCGTTCGGCCACCTACCAACTGCTCGCCGAGATGCGCAAGGAGCCCGATGCCGACGCTTCCTGA
- a CDS encoding aminotransferase class I/II-fold pyridoxal phosphate-dependent enzyme has product MPTLPDFRLETYFSRWEFTARHHLTASDVQTMTVAELLALADDDGRERWETLALGYTETYGLPALREEIAATYTDIGPEHVLCFAGAEEGLYLAMRTLLEPGDHAVVITPNYQAAETIPLSIGEVSGVALRPEDGWALDVDEIEQQLRPTTRLVSVNFPNNPTGAVPDLETWTRLVRLCEERGVLLFSDEVYRGLELDPSATLPQAADLSASALSLNVMSKAYGLPGLRVGWIACRDPEILRRLERAKHYTSICNSAPSEVLALIGLRARDAILARNRAVIAENVPKFNAFFENYQDLFDWAPPQGGCVCFPRYLGADGVEAMCTELVEQRGVLLLPASIYRSDLTATPEDRFRVGVGRRGPDEGLAAWAEFLEERR; this is encoded by the coding sequence ATGCCGACGCTTCCTGACTTCCGCCTGGAGACGTACTTCTCCCGCTGGGAGTTCACCGCCCGCCACCACCTCACGGCGTCGGACGTGCAGACCATGACCGTCGCCGAACTGCTGGCGCTGGCCGACGACGACGGCCGCGAACGCTGGGAGACCCTCGCGCTCGGCTACACCGAGACCTACGGCCTGCCCGCGCTGCGCGAGGAGATCGCCGCGACCTACACCGACATCGGCCCCGAGCACGTGCTGTGCTTCGCCGGCGCCGAAGAAGGTCTCTACCTGGCGATGCGGACGTTGCTCGAGCCCGGAGACCACGCCGTGGTGATCACGCCGAACTACCAGGCCGCGGAGACGATTCCGCTCTCGATCGGCGAGGTGTCCGGTGTCGCGCTGCGGCCCGAGGACGGCTGGGCCCTCGACGTCGACGAGATCGAACAGCAGCTGCGGCCCACCACGCGCCTGGTGTCGGTGAACTTCCCCAACAACCCGACCGGCGCCGTGCCGGACCTCGAGACCTGGACACGGCTCGTGCGCCTGTGCGAGGAGCGCGGCGTGCTGCTGTTCAGCGACGAGGTCTACCGCGGTCTGGAGCTCGACCCGTCGGCGACGCTGCCGCAGGCCGCCGACCTGTCCGCGTCGGCGCTTTCGCTCAACGTGATGTCCAAGGCCTATGGGCTCCCGGGCCTGCGCGTGGGCTGGATCGCCTGCCGCGACCCGGAAATCCTGCGGCGGCTCGAACGGGCCAAGCACTACACGTCGATCTGCAACTCGGCGCCGAGCGAGGTGCTCGCGCTGATCGGGCTGCGCGCGCGGGACGCGATCCTGGCGCGCAACCGCGCGGTGATCGCGGAGAACGTGCCGAAGTTCAACGCGTTTTTCGAGAATTACCAAGATCTGTTCGATTGGGCACCTCCGCAGGGCGGCTGCGTGTGCTTCCCGCGCTACCTCGGCGCGGACGGCGTCGAGGCGATGTGCACCGAGCTCGTCGAGCAGCGCGGCGTGCTGCTGCTGCCGGCGAGCATCTACCGATCCGACCTCACGGCGACGCCCGAGGACCGGTTCCGCGTCGGCGTGGGCCGTCGTGGTCCGGACGAAGGGCTGGCCGCGTGGGCGGAGTTCCTGGAGGAGCGGCGATGA
- a CDS encoding ornithine cyclodeaminase family protein, whose amino-acid sequence MTLDVVGLPEIEAVATRGLVFDAVRGALIAHAEGRAQMPAPIAMWFPEAEGDCHVKAGYLEGASHFGVKVASGFYRNAERGLPTNSGLMLVFDASTGVPAAVLADEGWLTAWRTAAAGALITHALTPPDVDEVAVFGTGLQARLQVEWLADLRPLTLVRVCGRRPEAVRKLCAELGEAGLTAVPATAGEAAATPCVITATASTSPVAPAEAFAAVHVTGIGTDLPGKAELPAGLFARATTIATDDHAQCLAHGDFGNAVRAGTVADDADIPVGLVLRDGVRDRSGLTIADLTGVGVADAAVATAVFRHLG is encoded by the coding sequence ATGACGCTGGACGTGGTGGGACTGCCCGAGATCGAGGCCGTGGCGACGCGGGGGCTGGTGTTCGACGCCGTGCGCGGCGCGTTGATCGCGCACGCCGAGGGCCGCGCGCAGATGCCCGCGCCGATCGCGATGTGGTTCCCCGAGGCCGAGGGCGATTGCCATGTGAAGGCCGGCTACCTCGAAGGCGCCTCGCACTTCGGCGTGAAGGTGGCGTCGGGCTTCTACCGCAACGCCGAGCGCGGCCTGCCGACCAACAGCGGCCTCATGCTGGTTTTCGACGCGTCGACCGGCGTGCCCGCCGCGGTGCTGGCCGACGAGGGCTGGCTCACGGCGTGGCGGACGGCCGCCGCCGGCGCCCTGATCACCCATGCGCTGACTCCGCCGGACGTCGACGAGGTGGCCGTGTTCGGCACGGGACTGCAGGCGCGGCTGCAGGTCGAGTGGCTCGCGGACCTGCGGCCGCTGACCCTGGTGCGGGTGTGCGGCCGGCGGCCCGAGGCCGTTCGGAAGCTGTGTGCCGAACTGGGCGAAGCCGGGCTGACGGCCGTGCCCGCGACGGCGGGGGAAGCGGCGGCCACGCCGTGCGTGATCACGGCGACGGCGTCGACGAGCCCGGTGGCGCCGGCGGAGGCGTTCGCCGCGGTGCACGTGACCGGGATCGGCACCGACCTGCCGGGCAAGGCGGAGCTGCCGGCCGGGCTGTTCGCCCGCGCCACGACGATCGCGACCGACGACCACGCGCAGTGCCTCGCGCACGGCGACTTCGGCAACGCCGTCCGGGCCGGGACCGTCGCCGATGACGCGGACATCCCCGTCGGGCTGGTCCTGCGCGACGGGGTGCGGGATCGCTCGGGCCTGACGATCGCCGACCTCACCGGCGTCGGTGTGGCCGACGCCGCGGTTGCGACGGCCGTGTTCCGGCACCTGGGCTGA
- a CDS encoding alpha/beta hydrolase, whose translation MDYAFDPEIAAALPMIPDTGDLRDLVSAREKMKEMTAELVGDVDETGVTVRDTTVPGPEGAPDVAVRIYTPDNIASPALLFNVHGGGFIVGDVDTDHAGVVELARDLGVVVVSVDYRLAPEAPYPAGLEDCYAALVWSVKHADELGIDSERVVIHGVSAGGGLCAALALLARDRGGPAIAFQFLGIPEIDDRLRTPSMRRFDDTPLWNLPNAELSWDCYLGPGVRGTDGVPVYAAPSRATDLAGLPPAYISVMEFDPLRDEGIAYAQALLAAGVTTELHLFPGTFHGSAMIRHATITRREAAESGAVLARALGVELG comes from the coding sequence ATGGACTACGCGTTCGATCCCGAGATCGCCGCCGCTCTCCCGATGATCCCCGACACCGGCGACCTGAGGGACCTGGTGTCGGCGCGGGAAAAGATGAAGGAGATGACGGCCGAGCTGGTCGGCGACGTCGACGAGACCGGCGTGACCGTGCGCGACACGACCGTGCCCGGCCCCGAGGGCGCGCCCGACGTGGCTGTTCGGATCTACACACCGGACAACATCGCCTCGCCCGCGCTGCTGTTCAACGTCCATGGCGGCGGCTTCATCGTCGGTGACGTCGACACCGATCACGCGGGCGTGGTCGAGCTCGCGCGGGACCTCGGGGTGGTCGTGGTGTCGGTGGACTACCGGCTCGCGCCCGAGGCGCCGTACCCGGCGGGCCTGGAGGACTGCTACGCGGCTCTCGTGTGGTCGGTCAAGCACGCCGACGAGCTCGGCATCGACTCCGAGCGCGTGGTCATCCACGGCGTCAGCGCGGGCGGCGGCCTGTGCGCCGCGCTCGCGCTGCTGGCGCGCGACCGCGGCGGGCCGGCCATCGCGTTCCAGTTCCTCGGCATCCCGGAGATCGACGACCGCCTGCGGACGCCCAGCATGCGCCGCTTCGACGACACTCCACTGTGGAACCTCCCCAACGCCGAGCTCAGCTGGGACTGCTACCTCGGCCCGGGCGTCCGCGGCACCGACGGCGTGCCCGTCTACGCCGCGCCCTCCCGCGCGACCGACCTGGCGGGCCTCCCGCCGGCGTACATCTCGGTGATGGAGTTCGACCCGCTGCGCGACGAGGGCATCGCCTACGCGCAGGCGCTGCTGGCCGCCGGCGTGACCACCGAGCTGCACCTGTTCCCCGGCACCTTCCACGGCTCCGCCATGATCCGCCACGCGACTATCACCCGGCGCGAGGCCGCGGAGTCCGGCGCGGTGCTGGCGCGGGCGCTGGGTGTGGAGCTGGGCTGA
- a CDS encoding helix-turn-helix domain-containing protein, with the protein MVHENLGSLTLLAEIPADHLRAQPDVRALDALAAPDLEALEAFCRTGSLRQAAVVLHRHHSSVATRIAHVEDALGWPLDDPAGRFRTRLALLAHRLAHRT; encoded by the coding sequence GTGGTCCACGAGAACCTCGGGTCGCTGACCCTGCTGGCCGAGATCCCCGCCGACCACCTGCGCGCGCAGCCCGACGTCCGCGCCCTCGACGCGCTCGCCGCTCCCGACCTCGAAGCGCTCGAAGCCTTCTGCCGCACCGGTTCCCTGCGCCAGGCGGCCGTCGTGCTACACCGCCACCACAGCTCCGTCGCCACCCGGATCGCCCATGTGGAAGACGCTCTCGGCTGGCCCCTGGACGACCCCGCCGGCCGCTTCCGCACCCGGCTCGCCCTGCTGGCACACCGATTGGCCCACCGCACCTGA
- a CDS encoding HNH endonuclease yields MGVLVLNAGYEPLHTVSVPHAIRMLVRHVAVVHESDGADLGIFPRPKVVRLLRYVVMKWRYTGPPRWSRRGVLQRDGHTCAYCGRHATTVDHIIPTSRGGERTSWLNTVAACGGTARSCNARKADRPLAETGLTLRITPHVPTWDQLHLLR; encoded by the coding sequence ATGGGTGTCCTGGTCCTCAACGCCGGCTACGAGCCCCTGCACACCGTCTCCGTCCCCCACGCGATCCGGATGCTCGTGCGCCACGTCGCGGTCGTCCACGAGAGCGACGGCGCCGACCTGGGCATCTTCCCGCGCCCGAAGGTCGTGCGGCTGCTGCGCTACGTGGTGATGAAGTGGCGCTATACCGGCCCGCCCCGGTGGTCACGCCGCGGCGTGCTCCAGCGCGACGGCCACACGTGCGCGTACTGCGGCCGCCACGCGACCACGGTCGACCACATCATCCCGACGTCCCGCGGCGGTGAGCGCACCAGCTGGCTCAACACCGTCGCCGCGTGCGGTGGCACCGCGCGCAGCTGCAACGCTCGCAAGGCCGACCGGCCCCTCGCCGAGACCGGGCTGACGCTGCGGATCACCCCGCACGTGCCCACGTGGGACCAGCTGCACCTGCTGCGCTGA
- a CDS encoding LysR family transcriptional regulator, translated as MDLELRHLRCLVAIVDTGTFTDAAIELGVSQAAVSRTLLSLESALGVRLLHRTSRSVTPTTAGVQVLARARHLLAEAEELVREATTGHTRLRVGHAWSAMGRHTAEFQRRWADRHPDIELLLVRTNTATGGLAEGLCDLAVVRTAVDTRKYAHAIVGHEDRYCAMATDDPLARRRTVTLADLSPRVLVIDRRTGTTTTDLWPEAERPRVEPTHEIDDWLAAIATGRCVGVTPYSTVTQYRRDGIAYRRVRDAAPVPVRLIWHGHDPHPATHAAVALLSELYRAR; from the coding sequence ATGGATCTGGAGCTACGGCACCTGCGGTGCCTGGTGGCGATCGTGGACACGGGAACGTTTACGGACGCGGCGATCGAGCTCGGAGTCTCCCAAGCAGCGGTGTCGCGCACACTTCTTTCGTTGGAATCCGCACTCGGCGTGCGACTTCTCCACCGCACGAGCCGCAGCGTCACCCCGACGACGGCCGGTGTGCAGGTGCTCGCCCGCGCCCGGCACCTGCTGGCCGAGGCCGAAGAACTCGTGCGCGAGGCCACGACGGGGCACACCCGGCTGCGCGTCGGCCACGCGTGGTCCGCGATGGGCCGCCACACGGCCGAGTTCCAGCGCCGCTGGGCCGATCGCCACCCCGACATCGAACTGCTGCTGGTCCGCACCAACACCGCGACGGGTGGGCTGGCCGAAGGGCTGTGCGACCTCGCCGTGGTGCGCACCGCCGTGGACACCCGCAAGTACGCGCACGCGATCGTCGGCCACGAGGACCGCTACTGCGCCATGGCCACCGACGACCCTCTGGCGCGCCGTCGCACCGTCACGCTCGCCGATCTCAGCCCGCGCGTCCTGGTGATCGACCGCCGCACCGGCACGACGACCACCGACCTGTGGCCGGAGGCGGAGCGCCCGCGCGTGGAGCCCACTCACGAGATCGACGACTGGCTGGCCGCCATCGCCACTGGCCGCTGCGTCGGCGTCACACCGTATTCCACCGTGACCCAGTACCGCCGCGACGGCATCGCCTACCGCCGCGTGCGTGACGCGGCCCCCGTTCCGGTGCGGCTGATCTGGCACGGCCACGACCCCCATCCGGCCACACACGCCGCGGTGGCGCTGCTGAGCGAGCTCTACCGGGCCCGCTGA